Proteins encoded within one genomic window of Bemisia tabaci chromosome 2, PGI_BMITA_v3:
- the LOC109044126 gene encoding luc7-like protein 3 — MASLAAAQLLDELMGRNRNLGPNQKSKELHWEDPEFCKYFLVKFCPHDLFVNTRADLGPCPKVHDDLAKEQFDKSTSYLKTQYEDDFLRFAQGMLNEVERKIAKGKQRLALMEAKESPSSLSPAQTQKNMEQINLLSEKINNLVNEAEQMGIEGNVEQAQGLMKLKDQLEEEREALRKQNDNSHWSQTAELAAAQEKQMEVCEVCGAFLIVGDAQSRIDDHLMGKQHVGYARLKGAVDELNVKREKAREEKEKRRNEEREKHRSSRDRWTEEKRKINEKEERRSHHRDPTARKNSSPNGRSIRDREREKDREKDVKSRHRDRDHDGRHSSRSSHGRHRSRSPLDRGRDKDRHRDRGSRGMNGHNDRHSSSRSDRDRHRDRDRR; from the exons ATGGCGTCTTTGGCTGCAGCCCAGTTGCTGGATGAGTTGATGGGTAGAAATAGAAATTTAGGCCCAAATCAGAAATCTAAAGAGCTTCACTGGGAGGACCCTGAG TTTTGCAAATACTTCCTGGTCAAATTTTGCCCTCATGATTTGTTCGTCAATACGAGAGCAGATCTGGGACCATGTCCCAAAGTGCATGATGATCTGGCTAAAGAACAGTTCGACAAGTCCACAAGTTACCTGAAGACGCAGTATGAAGATGACTTCCTGCGCTTCGCCCAAGGCATGTTAAATGAAGTTGAGCGAAAGATCGCCAAAGGCAAACAACGCCTTGCACTAATGGAAGCCAAGGAGTCT CCGTCATCTTTATCCCCAGCCCAGACTCAAAAAAACATGGAACAAATCAATCTCCTGtctgaaaaaatcaacaatttagTCAACGAAGCTGAACAAATGGGTATCGAAGGTAATGTTGAACAAGCTCAAGGATTGATGAAACTGAAGGATCAGTTAGAGGAAGAACGGGAAGCCTTGCGCAAACAAAATGACAACAGTCATTGGAGTCAG ACGGCGGAGCTTGCAGCAGctcaagaaaaacaaatggaggTTTGTGAAGTTTGTGGAGCGTTCCTTATTGTTGGTGATGCCCAGTCACGTATTGATGACCATCTAATGGGAAAACAGCATGTTGGTTACGCAAGATTAAAAGGAGCTGTTGATGAGCTTAAT GTTAAAAGAGAAAAAGCTcgggaggaaaaagaaaaacgtaGAAATGAAGAAAGAGAGAAGCACCGTAGTAGTCGGGATCGATGGACagaagaaaaacgaaaaattaatgaaaaagaggaaaggagGAGCCATCATAGGGATCCgactgcaagaaaaaattccag CCCTAACGGGAGAAGTATAAGGGAccgagaaagagagaaagacaGAGAGAAAGACGTTAAATCACGCCACCGAGACCGTGACCATGATGGTCGCCACAGCTCTCGAAGTTCTCA TGGGCGTCATAGGAGCAGAAGTCCCTTGGATCGTGGTCGAGACAAGGACCGCCACAGAGATCGAGGTAGTAGAG GAATGAATGGACACAATGATCGACACAGTTCGAGTAGAAGTGATCGTGACAGGCATCGAGACCGGGACCGCAGGTAG